The window GCCAGCACTTTGGCGATTATAAACGCCGCATAAAACCGGTACGCCAGCACGAACACAATAAGCGTTATAACAACAAGCGCAAGCGAACTCATACGGGCAAAACCTCTCAGCGGGAAAAGGATTGCGCAACAATCCGCCAGTAATTCTACAATTTGTCCGGCACGGGACACGCGGCTTTCACAAAGACGTATTCGTTGCAGCCGTAGCCCGTTGTGGTGCTCATATCAACCAGCGTAAACCCCATATCCCGGACGAAGCGGAAAATATCGCATGGTTTTGCGAACTCAAACGGATACCCGCCCACCCAATCCGTCCAGTCATGCCAGACGGACATCCCGCGTTCGCGCTTCCTGCTCCGCCAGCCGGCAAACGGAAGAGGATTGCGCCCCTGCAGCAATCTCGCCAGCCCGTATTTAGACTCAAATGCCGCGGCGACAAAAGCCACATAAACCGGACGCAGCGAAACCGGCAGCGCGTTATAGAGCCGCTTTATTTTAAGCCAGCGCCGGCTGCTGCCGCCCTGGTCGTTGTAAATCGCAATGCACAACATCCCCCCGCCTGCGACAAGCCCCGCCGCGTTGGAAACCGCCTCAAACATATTGCCGGTGTGATGCAGCACGCCCCAGGAATAAACAATATCAAACCTGCCAAGCGAGGCCAGATACCGCCCGTCCAGAACGGAGCCGCGCTCTATCCGCCAGCCGTCGTCCGACGGGAAATATTTCCGTTTGAGAGTCTCCGCGCATTGAACGGCGCGCCCGTCAAAATCAAAAGAAACCGTTTTTGCGCCAAGCCTGCGCGCCGCAAGGCTGAATATGCCGCTGCCGCAGCCGATGTCAAGGAAAGTTTTGCCGGACAAAGTATCCGCGCGCAGCATGCGGGCAAGCGAAGCCTGCGCCGAGACAATCCTCTCCTCGTCAACGGTTTTAAGAAAATCCGCCCAGTTCTCGCCGAACG is drawn from Elusimicrobiales bacterium and contains these coding sequences:
- a CDS encoding class I SAM-dependent methyltransferase, which gives rise to MTSSTPRFPFGENWADFLKTVDEERIVSAQASLARMLRADTLSGKTFLDIGCGSGIFSLAARRLGAKTVSFDFDGRAVQCAETLKRKYFPSDDGWRIERGSVLDGRYLASLGRFDIVYSWGVLHHTGNMFEAVSNAAGLVAGGGMLCIAIYNDQGGSSRRWLKIKRLYNALPVSLRPVYVAFVAAAFESKYGLARLLQGRNPLPFAGWRSRKRERGMSVWHDWTDWVGGYPFEFAKPCDIFRFVRDMGFTLVDMSTTTGYGCNEYVFVKAACPVPDKL